ggagaatctcaagcaggcttcatgcccagcagggtgctggatgtggggctccatctcacaaccctgagatcatgacatgagccaaaatcaagaggtggatgcttaactgagctacccaggcgcccctggatgcCTTTAATTCTTGTAACAGTCTAATATATTAGACTCACCTCTaatactgaggctcagaggtgagGAGACTTGTCCACGATCACAGATAACAAAGATGGGTTTCAAACTAAAATTTGTTGGTTCCAAcatacgtgttttttttttttttttaaagattttacttacttatttgagagagagagagcacacacacaaggggggaggggcagagagagagaaggagaaacagtctctctgctcagcagggagcctgacttggggtttgatcccaggaccctgcgatcacgacccgagccaaaggcagacgcttaaccaactgggccacccagggtccccctccctttttaaagtaagctctagcTCTATGTccaatgtgtggcttgaactcccgaccctgagatcacggatcacatgccctactgactaagccagtcacGTGCCCCCAAGGTATGTGGCCATACTCTTAACTTTCCCACATCAGTTCATTTCTTTCATTACAGTAACAAACGCAGGAGGGCCTAAGCCGGGGCTGCTGGAGTGACAGAGCTCCTTCCCAACTGATGTTGGAGAGAGGAGGTGGGAACAAAAGAAGTTGAATCTGTGGTTCCCCCCACGAGGACTTCTGGTGTCCAGAAGCTGCTCTCTTGGGTACAAGAGTGAGGAAGGATATGCATCGCTCTGCACACAAGTGCACACTTGCCTGGAGTTGGCACACATGCCACTCACCTGCAGCACCTGTGTGTTGGTCGACTCACAGCCAATGTGCTCTGTCACCTCCACCAGGGCCCCCCCATTGTCCACGGTGACCAGGCGTATGGGCACGTGCCTCGGCTCTCCGGTCAGTGGAGCTGTGTTCACCAGCTCCTCGGCCTGCAGGTGCAGGAAGAGCTCAGCCCCAAGCCCATTGCCTCACttggccccaggcctggccagccacaggctgggggggtggggggaggactcCTTACCTTGGCCAGTGGGACAAGGGCTCTTACATCCCGCTCTGACACCAGGATCTCCCACACCATTTTGTCCTTTTCTGCTTCGGGGGCCTGGCCTGCATATTCCAGCTGCCATGTGACAGGGCGAGTGACTGCCACACCCCCACTAGTGCCATTCTCCACCAGAAAGTCCACCCACAGGAACTCAGAGAGTTCAGGAGGGCTGCTGgccaggagagagacagagagagagactgagtgcTTGCTAGCGGCCAGGCACAGTTGGAAGCGCTGGCTATATTCATGAGACAAGTCCTATGACAGCCCCCAATTAACAGGGGAGAAAATTGAGGTATGAACTTCTataacctgcccaaagtcacagagaaaagtggcagggctgggattgaACTCAAGTATCCTGGCTCCAGAGCTCAAGCTCATATATTTGTGGCTTCTAGAAGGTGCACGCAGCCACTTCACCACCCTCCTGGAAAGCCTGCTGGTTCTCCTGACTTCTTACTCCCCTTCCATGCAGAATTCTGCCTTCCATGGTCATCCTCCTCTTCCAAGGAGGAAGAGTCACTTCAAAACCCCAGGACTGGCACTCAACCTCCTGAATACTAACCCTCACAGGTCCCTTTGATCAAGCACTGGCTGGATGCTTgctatatagtattttattttcaaaaacccTAAGGGATGCATTATTATCCctactttacaggtgaggaaacaggctccTGGTCAGgggtgtatttgttttttttgggggggggtgatgTAGCGGAGGTTAACTGGCTTGCTCATGGCTATTCATCCCAGTGTCAGAACTAGGGTTCAAACAGAAGCTACCAAGCTCGTGGCCTTGGCCCAGGCTCAGAGCATGAATAGGAGTTCATAAATGTTAACTGCAGCTGGGCTGTCTTTGAAATACTAATGGCCCAGAAAAAGGGACCCATTTGGTGATTGTGGGAGCAGGGAAGTGGCTGCAAGGGCTGTAACTGGAGTAGCCAGGATAGGCTTGTGTCACCTGGAATGAGACTCATGGACACTCACTGAACTTGGTGTGCACCTGGGGATGGATAAATAGTAGCTGGATGAATGAGTATCTGCTCTGCACTGCATCCTGGAAGGAGTCCTCTGTGCTCCCTCATGTGGGAGCatgggggcagcccagtggcccCCTTCCCTTGGGCCGCAGAAATCTGCTCACTCCTTCCTCCGTCCCCCATCACTGCCCCCCCACCTCGCCCTGGGGAGGGAGATGCCCACCTGGAGTCCAGCCCTGTGTTGCCAGCACGGTGGCAGATGATGAGGGTTGTGTGGTGCTTGGAGCCCTTGAAGCGGTCCAGCTTGGCAGTCCAGAGGCTGGGCTGGACTGGGCGGGCAGCTGTCACATGCAGCCCCTTCTTCACCTTGATCCTGGAGAGAGGACCCAGGCCCCATGTGTCAGGGTGGGTGCTGAGCTATGGACTGAGTAAGTAGGGACGCAAGGGACCAAAGGCATTGGCCTGCTGCCTGGCCTCCCCAACTCATCTGCTCACAATCCTCTGATCCAGAAGGACTCCATTGCAACTCAGGGCAATGCACTCATTGCACTGCAGCCCTCCTCGACTCAAGAGACCTGCCGCTCCCAGGGTCAGGTCTCATCGCATCCCAGCATCTGGGCCCTCCAGGATCTGGTCTAGTTTCATCCTGGGCTGTGACTTCCATCTGTTACTCTGCTTCGGTGACACCGAGAAAGTTCTTTCCTGGACACACAACTCATTTATGTCTCTGAGTCTTTGCTCACGACAGCCCAGCctgcccttcctttcttcctctgctccttcttcaAGCCTCCAGCAGCTCAAATACTATTTCCTCTAGAAAGCTTCTCCTGTGGCAAGATGAGTTTCCCACTTCCCTCAGCCCTAACCCAGGCCCCCACTGCACCTCATATGGCCACCAGAGCATAGGTGCACCCCCAGTGCGTGCCACCTGGCTCCCTTCCCTGTTGCTGGGGCCCCTTCACGCCAGATGGGGACCAGGCCTTGCTCATCTCTGTAGCTCCAGAGTAGAGACACAGGGCCAGGCATGTTTTAAACATCTGGGAAAGATCTAGTGAGTGTGCGAGGGGGCATGAGAAGGTGTAAGAGACAGGGGGACAGGACAGGTACCTGAGAGATCCACAGGAACAGGACACACATTAATCCAAATGTGGGAGAGGCAAGTGACACTCTGAAAATTCTTGTCTGTGGAACTGGGTTGGGGGCTACTGTGGGAGAACCCTCTGCAGGGAGGGACGCAAAAAAGAGAGACTTTcctgtggggaggggtgggctcTGTCCAAAGGTGAGGACATGCAGCAAGGCGGCGGACGGGAGAGCTTGTAGATGAATGTGATTGGGGCAGACACCCATCCTGGGGCATCAGAGCATTAACCACCCCCAGGCATTGCACTTTCCAGTCTTCCCTCCCTGGAGCCTCATGGCTGCCCTGTGAAGCAGGCAGCATCGGCCTCATAGGACAGGCGTCTCCAGGAGGTGTCGGGGGAAGGGGAGCTTCCAACATCTGATGCCAAGTTCAGGGCTGTGCCCACTGCTGGGGCTTGCCTGCTGCCAGGACAGTCACGGTTCTTGGCCCAGAGAGGGTTTGGTGGGCCCATATCAGCAGAGATCAAGGACTCCAGTAAGGTACCTGCTCAGTCTTTCTGCAGAGGTCCCTGCCTCCAACCCATGCCAGGAGCTCTGGACTCACCGCAGGGTCAGGATGCTGGCTGTGAAGTTGTGCCGAAGCAGGAGGGTGGCACTGAAGAGCTGGCCTGGCCGCACAGGCACATCAGGGACCCGCAGGGTCACCGCCTCATCCAGGGGCACCTCTTGGTACTGTGGGGGGTCCGCTGGGCGCAGCTCCACACCACCCACTGGAAGGGCTTGCTCCCTGGGGTCCTCCTCCTGGCTGGGGCCGCAGCCCCCAGGGCCCTCAGCTGCGGGCTCCAGCGTGTAGGCCAGCTCGGCCCGTGTAGTGGAGCCCTGGGAGAACCAGTGGGAGGGAAACTCCAGCTCCACCACACAGGCGCCTAGGGAGGGCTGCAAACACACAACGGCCATGGTTgacatggtgggggagggggttccAACACCCATGGCAGGAAATGCAGAGCTGGAGGGGCCCGTGGAAGGCAGGCCCAGCATGGGCCAGGGACATTTCCCAGATGACACAACTAGTGAGTGATGTGACTGGGGCGAGGTCCCCGAACTCGTCCAAAAGCCGCGCTTCTCTTCTTGCCAACAATCTCAATCCTAATGCCTCCCCCTCACCAGGCCCCAGGACCACCCTATGCCTCAGGCTTTGAAGATTCCCAAAGCCTCCAAAATATCTCTCCCTGGTAGATTCCCAAACAGTGCAAGCTgcaattataaaagtaatactaACAATAATGCAAACACTCACCGAGTGCTTACTCTGGGCCAGGTACTAGCATTGTGCCAAAAGCTCTTTGCAGCcgtttcatttgttctttattccAGCTCCATAGGAGATAGGAAttattattaccccattttacagatagggaagcCAAGTCCCACAAAAATTAAGTTACTTGCCTGAAGTTGTATGCAACAGACTAACTTCCTGAAAGGACCCTAAAGAACCCTTTCCAAGGGTCCCCACGTAAGTCAACAGAACAGGAATGCAGTCCGCTTGTCTGGGACTCCTAAACCACCCGGGAGTGGTGAGCCCTTTCTTCCCTGCCCTAGGACTGCCCTCTGGCTGGCATAGCAGGTAGAGCCAGACTAGGTAGGGCCTGCCCACTCACCTGGAAGTGGCAGGCTTGGTGAGCAGTGCCTGCAGGATGTGTGGCATGGAGCCAGGCGCAGGGCAGGCTGCCAGGCCCTGGAGGCCAATCCTGCCCTTTGAGGTGGAAGAGGACTCGGGCATGGGGCTCTGCTGGAGTCACGGCCGCTTCCACCGACACAGCCCGCACATCCCACGGCACTGGCCGTTGGTGGGGCTCAGTAACCCGTGGAGGGACCacctggagggagaagggggtgCTCAACAaaccagggggctggggggggaaGCAAGATCTGGAGAGATGGGATGCCAGGCTTCCAGTCCCAGTGTGGCAGGAGAGAGCATTTACATGTCTCTGGAATACGCAGAgtgcagctgggggtggggaagaccCTTGAGCCGCACACAGCAGACCACAGCTCTGAATCCTATTAGCCTCGGAGTCAGTCTCTGGTGCCCTCTCCTTACCTGCTGAGTGGCAAAGGGTGGGTAGGAGGCCCGGAGAAGAGGCTGGACCCTGGGCCATGGCTGCAGGAGCAGAAAGGTCTCAGATCGGGAGCCCAGAGAGGAGTTGGCAGGTGGATAATGGCCCACTTGCTGCACACGGAAGTGCTCAGGGGCATCAAGGAGCTCCAGGGTTGCAGGCAGGTAGATGGTGTTCAAGGGGTCCTGGTCACAGTCcactgaagaaggagaagggataGAGATGGTGACAGCTCCAGAGCTGACTGGGGCTGCACCAGGCTCCAGCCCAGGGCACCGTGGTGGTGGGCAGTGGAGGAAAGGAATTATAAATGTCCCATCCCCCCCAGGATGTAGGGGAAGTggtctcatttcacagatggggaaagtgGGGCTCAAAGAGCCTCCCATAGGTAGCATGGGACAGGGCCAGGATTTGAGTGTACATTCGGGACTGGATGCCAGCTTCCAAACCATTCCTTCTACCTTCCATAGACTCAGGCCTTCCTCCCTTGAGGAGAACCTTCTCAACATCTCTTCCCCATTCCTGTCCTCTACATACTTGCTTCTGATATCAAGGCATTTGTGGGGCACAGTTCTTCCCAGGCAGGGTCCTGTGTAGTAAAAGATGGTGGCAAGGTGAGCTTGGTAGAAGCAGAGACCCTTTCTCTGTCCCTGAATCCTTGGCCAGACTTGCCAGGGCATCCACCCTCCTGTCCCCTTCATCATCACCATGGCAACTACAGCTTCCTAAATGTGCTCCCTTCTTTTCCATCCCAACTGGGTACCAGAGTGCAAGAGTGGGActagggttggggtgggggtggggcgacCGTGAGCTTGGGGAGAGGGTCAAAATAGTTAATGAGTAGAAGGGCAAAGGACCCCTATGACCGTATTTGGTTTGTACCAAGTTATGACTAGTTAGCCCCAATAAGAATAGACACTTTTGGACACTGACTACATGCAGACTACTATTTAAgacattttacatacattaactcTTCAGTTTATGTAATAGCTCTGAGAACTAGGCTCTATTGCTATTAAATCCATTTTATGGATGTGGAAGATGAGGCTGAGGTTAAGGGGCTTGCCAGGATCCCTCGGCTGGAGAGAGCTGGAGCTGGGAGTCAGGGATCAGGCACTACACACAGAGGGGGTaccctgcttctccatcctaTGCCCTCTGCAAGGGTGAGCACTTCCGGTTTCAGTCCCTGGACTGTGGGTCTCTCTTCCATCCCTTAGGTCACGTTGCCTCCTTAAGGAAGCCCTTCTTGATTGCTTGCCCTCCCACCACGACCCTGGTTGCCTCATCTGAATTAGCTGTCTTCCTGTCTAGGGACAGAGGTTTCTCGTAATCGTTCCTGAATCCCCAAGCTGGGCAGCTCTCCCTGGAGAGGATGTTCTGGGAGCCCGGAGGGCTGCGTTTACATCTTAATTCTGCCTCAATGTAGCTTGCATCGGTCATTTGACATCTTCACCTGTGGATTCTCTTCACCTGTAGACTGAGCATTCAGTGACAACTGCGAACAAGGGAGGGCTCTGGAAAGTGTGGAGCAATGTCCAGGGGAGAGGTTATGGCCACTGAATAATGGATGTGACAAGGCCTCCCTCGTGTCTCCCTAGGAGAGGTTATTAGGGCTCCCGCTGGGtcccctggggagggagcaggtggCTGAGCGCGGCCCTGCGGACAGCGccttctctgccctgccctgggctggggggcTTGATGGTTTCCAGCCCCTCCGAGACCCCCCGCCGGGGAGCTTGTGCCTGAGAGGCTGCCCGCGTCCGCCCCGACCTGCCGTCCTCCTCCTGTTCTCTGCCGCCCGGAGAGTTACGGGACGCCCGGGCCGGACTCCGCTCTCGCGGGGGGGGCGAGGCTCGCAGGGGCCTCGCTCTCCGGCCCCGGCCTGGGGGTCACCCTCCGAGCAGCGCGCCCCACCGAGGTGCTCCGACCCCCGCCCCGGCACAGCGGAGCCGCGGCCCCGTCCTCCGGTGATGCGCGCCCGGACTCAGGGAGGCGCCGACGGGGCCGTCCCCGGGGCCTCTGGGGTCCGGTGGCTCcttggggcgggggcgggagctcGCGGCAGGCGCGGGGGCCGGTGCCGAGCCCGGGCCGGCCGGTCCTGGGTCCCTTAGGGCTGCGGGGCTCCTCGCGAGGGAAGCAACCGGGGAGCAGAGCCGGGACCCAGGGCGGAGACCTCGGGCCTCGGGGCGCAGTCGGGGACCCCCCCGggccgtcccccccccccccccgctgacCTCTCTCGACgtccagggccagggccagcgccagcaggaggcagggccaggggccgcggggcccccggggagccgcccccgcgcgccccatCCCGGCGCACATCCTCCCGCGGAGGGCGGGGACTAGGCGGGCGGCTCCGgtggcccccgcccgcccggcatctcccgctccgccgccgccgccgccgcccggggccgCAGCTCCAGACAATGGAGCtcgagccggagccggagccggagccggagcgggaggaggaggaggaggagggggagggggagggggagggggagggagcgAGCGCGGCACGCGGGCTGCCCCTCGCCCGCCGGGTCCTAGCGCCCTTCGGCTCTCCAGGCCCGGGCCGGGACCCGCCCCACCGAGGGACCCGCCCCACCGAGGGACCCGCCCCACCGAGGGACCCGAGGCCTTCCGCTCCCCCCCGCAagctccggccccggccccgcagtCAGCGGCCCCCTCCTCCGCCTCACGCCCGCCCCACAGACAACGCACCTGTAAAGGCGCCCGACGTCGGGACCTGCGGGATCTGCGGACCTGAGCCCCCGGggcagaaaggggcagaaagcGGCCCGGGGACAATCATCGGGGCCCGCCCTGAGAGTCCCGGCCGCTCCCGTGGAGGAAGGTCTCAGGCGCAGACAACCTGAGCTTCAGGCCCAGCCACAGCCTGGGAGAGGCCCGCCAGCCAAGGAGGGGCGaggcccctctgctccccaccggAGGTTCTGCCACCCAGGTCCTGGTCTCCTGGGCCGGCCCTGCCTACCAGGCAGTCAGAAGGAGTCCAGGCCAGGGCACTTGGCTGCACCCTAACATTTCTGtggcaatttaaaaacaaagaaaaaaacaaacaaacaaacaaaccccaaatacCTGGGCCCCTCTACCCAACAGCTGATCCAGCTACAGGCCAGGCTGAGAACCACAGTGCAGGGAATTCCCGCGTAGTGAGCAAAGGCGGCGGACAGGGAAACGTGGCTGTCTGCAAGCAGCCGTTCGTACTCTTACATACACGGAGCAAGGGGCACCTCCCTTGCCCTCCCTCACATACACACTGTTCCAACAGTATAGGTCGGTTTCTGGAAGTTCTGTAAAGAGGGCATGCCTTCCTCACTTCTTGCACTCCAGGAGGGAAGGGCACCTGGTACCAGCCTTCTTttttgctccccccaccccctccctctccacagAAATGGATTAAGCTGTAGGGAGAAATGAGAGCAACCGAGACTCTgagtaaatacattttatgtggaacaagataataaaatagcgtgcattttatttaaaaccaaCCAAGCGCtgataaaaatatgtatcacTGCAGCTGTGATTCCACATCAAATCTTAACAGtaagagctgggatttgaattcatTCTTCACATCAAGTGCTGGCCCTGGCAGGGGATACCCACCTCCACCAGAGCCTCAGAGGAAGAATGAGACCCCTGGTGGTGAGAGGGCTCCGGTGGCAGGCACCCTGGCCCTCTCGGAGCTTGTGACGGGAAGGGGCCATGGTGTGCAGCTCTGGTTTGTCGGCCTGCATTCCCCCTGGGCCACTGGAGTAGACCCTGATCAGCAACTCCCTGGTGGCAATGAGTGGAGgaagggggtggagaaccatctGGAGCTGTGCAGACAAGATGCTTCTCCTTCAGTGTCTCTGAAATCCCCACGGGGGACCTGATGGCCACTGCAGGGTCCCACTTGCAGGCACAAGCCTATGAAGCAGTCACCTTTTGCTTTGGCTGAAGGGGAATCAAGATGAGAGGGAAAAACTCTCTTCTTGACACAAAGCAGCCACAGTGCAATTTCCTACATACAGTATAGCAGCGGGCAAGTAGAGGGCCCTGCTGGCTCGGATTAAGGCACTTGTAACAGACTCATTGTGCATCCCCATTCCCAGTCCCCGGGTGGGAACCTGCCCCTGGGCCTCAGGTCCCTGGtgccctgcctcttccccatgGTGGTGAGGCAACAAAGAGGACAGGAACATGCCTTGAGGGACTGTGGTTTGGGTGGAACGCAGGGCTAGAAGGAGACAAccaggaaagaagcagagacttGACAAAGGAGGAGCCACAGAAGGACAGGAGAGCAAGAGCGTCAGGAGGAAGGCGAGGCAGCAGCAGAAGGGAGACACTGGCAGTGATGCCCATTGAGGGCAGATGCACAAGCCACAGGGGAGGCCCTTCCAACCTGGCCTGAGGCAGGCTGGGAGCAGAGAGGGGGTGAGGACAACCAATTCCAGGCAGAGAACCTCAGAAGACAGGGCCCCTGGGGACCAGCATGGTCTTCCTCTTTCACTGCTAGGGACGAAGGTTCTGACAGTTCAAGaaaggagtggggtggggggctggaagGACGGCTGTGCGATCCAAAAGCAGTGCAGTTCTTTGGTATGAAGATGGCCTTGCCCGGAGTCCTTCTCACTCCTCTTCCACACTCCGGGGCCCCTTGGCCGCCCGCCTCTGCCGCCAGCGTAGCTCTTCCACCTGGCGCTCCAGCCCTCGGACCTTTGCTTCCAATTGGGCCCCTGAGGCCCGGGTGCCACTGAGCCGGCTCAGCAAGGCATAGAGGGTCAGCAGGGCCAGGAGGAGCAAGGCCCGGGTGGAGGGGTCAGGGACTGACCTCACCAGGGCCACAAAGCCCACCAGGAAGAGGACAAGCTTCAGACCCCACAGGATCCGCCCCAGCACGGCCAAGACCAAGCCAAGGAGCAAGGACAGAAGCCAGTAGACAACTagggcccctgccccccacagcaGGAACGTCTGGACCTGGCTGGGGCTGAGCTTCAGGCCCTGGGTGAGGTGATCTCCTGGAAGAGGGAGAGTCACAGAATCAGCCAACCTGGAGTGGTCAGGGCACGGGGGTGAGACCCAAAAAGGGAAGGCTTGAAGCCCCTTGCAAAGGAAAAATCCTTTCCCACAGGGTCACAAGGATGGGAGCCTGAATCTCAGCTCCTATTCCTGCTGGCTGGGGGTTGATTACTTCTTTTGGTTGAACCCGATCCATCTGCAAAACCAGAGTGATTCTCTGGGCTGCAGGTAACAATTAAATGACATACTAGGGCTTAGCACAATGCTTTTCCTGACATGAAGCAAACACCAGGAAGGTGGTGGCAGTCATTAGCCAGCTCTTATACTTAACGCTGGGGAAACCTGGCAGGTGTCAAGCAGCTGGGGGGAAAGTCTGGGCCCTGAAAAGATAAAGCCCCACCAAAGGAAGTGACAGGCTAAGCTCCAGGAGACCTGACTAGTTCTCCGCCGCTCACCATCTAGTCCCAAGGCGTTGAGCAGCTGTGCAGCGATCCCAGACAGCGCGAAGAAGGCCACTGAGATGGCTGAGGAGATGGCCCACATCACCTGAGACAAGGTCTGTGAAAAGAGCAGGGCAGGAGATGAGTCCACAATCAGTCTCCTTTAAGCCTCTGAGCCTGACTGGGCAAGGCCTGGAAGGAATGTGTCCCATCTCTCAGCCAGACATCTGCCCACCAAGCCTGGACAGCAGGCCATCTGTCCTTCCTGACCTGGAACTCGGGACATCTGGGCCCTAAATCAAGTGATTTGCTAGAACACTGTGGTGATGGGAGTAGGTGAATGTGTGTGAGGAATTCATCAAATCTCCAT
The Canis lupus familiaris isolate Mischka breed German Shepherd chromosome 18, alternate assembly UU_Cfam_GSD_1.0, whole genome shotgun sequence genome window above contains:
- the TMEM109 gene encoding transmembrane protein 109 isoform X2 codes for the protein MAGPGSSSPWGKHVYKVILMVLVALVLLHSASSQSHSDFVPPGQQKKEAPVDLLSQMGRSARGTLDAWLGPETMHLVSETLSQVMWAISSAISVAFFALSGIAAQLLNALGLDGDHLTQGLKLSPSQVQTFLLWGAGALVVYWLLSLLLGLVLAVLGRILWGLKLVLFLVGFVALVRSVPDPSTRALLLLALLTLYALLSRLSGTRASGAQLEAKVRGLERQVEELRWRQRRAAKGPRSVEEE
- the TMEM109 gene encoding transmembrane protein 109 isoform X1; translation: MQMGRGTSIEEETVLVLPPLPVCAVIMDPAMAGPGSSSPWGKHVYKVILMVLVALVLLHSASSQSHSDFVPPGQQKKEAPVDLLSQMGRSARGTLDAWLGPETMHLVSETLSQVMWAISSAISVAFFALSGIAAQLLNALGLDGDHLTQGLKLSPSQVQTFLLWGAGALVVYWLLSLLLGLVLAVLGRILWGLKLVLFLVGFVALVRSVPDPSTRALLLLALLTLYALLSRLSGTRASGAQLEAKVRGLERQVEELRWRQRRAAKGPRSVEEE